From Borrelia puertoricensis, the proteins below share one genomic window:
- a CDS encoding BlyB family putative holin accessory protein: MLNKNNTNLGIIFLQNLMEFLGYSDTPNEQIFEIGIKKAIDIYKYMNTIYLNSLQKMEVQEHKQIILELETILNKIMRLTDAINNDANPSLIEELRLERNKLMSTKAQLLKEELEQDMKGYKRVDKKGGKK; the protein is encoded by the coding sequence ATGTTAAACAAAAACAACACCAATTTAGGAATAATTTTTCTTCAAAATCTAATGGAATTTCTTGGATATAGTGATACCCCAAATGAACAAATTTTTGAGATAGGCATAAAAAAGGCCATTGATATTTACAAATACATGAACACCATTTACTTAAATTCACTGCAAAAAATGGAAGTTCAAGAACACAAACAAATCATTCTTGAACTTGAAACCATACTTAATAAGATTATGAGGCTTACTGATGCAATTAATAATGACGCCAATCCTTCTTTAATTGAAGAATTACGACTTGAACGCAATAAACTTATGTCAACTAAGGCCCAATTACTCAAAGAAGAACTAGAACAGGATATGAAAGGATATAAGAGAGTAGACAAAAAAGGAGGTAAAAAGTGA
- a CDS encoding BlyA family holin — MNTVFDFLSNIAETKLIIIGGFVLLILIPLTLLLRPVMNEIVKIIKHFFDKKK, encoded by the coding sequence ATGAATACGGTATTTGACTTCTTATCAAATATTGCCGAGACAAAACTTATAATCATTGGAGGATTTGTATTACTTATACTAATACCTTTAACGCTACTATTAAGACCTGTCATGAACGAAATAGTTAAGATAATTAAGCATTTCTTTGACAAAAAAAAATAA
- a CDS encoding DUF685 domain-containing protein: MDYENKETEEIIQIKDFNRKTKVNENDLIPIDDIVEETYAITYKNLLEQIKQDTFYGGFEYFKKVIREIISKELIEYESHIEKMYLKIISKLIGLKTEPNSIEFNDLLNKLKETLIEDLKISGNNVKSSQISTYNPNKREFELVEFQTLIENLKEIFTEITNLEKLKEYATKTFARIDDFQRVNNAIGELYIKKNNLYKELNIAAQLLGSSNFEDKELEFIAFSRSRGALKRLTTHYYLQGVPANFKYWGILSTSDTFYSYNEFAEQSLNIDIKGDQVELRFPRNLKDQYIYLNINLDIKSSTDTNVNMTKRINLKFSENNTSQHTTFYFYSGKQHNITQPILTGWYKLDYALLNNDLNQDIPYLNKV, from the coding sequence ATGGACTATGAAAATAAAGAAACAGAAGAAATAATACAAATAAAAGATTTTAACAGAAAAACCAAAGTCAATGAAAACGACCTAATTCCCATTGACGATATTGTTGAAGAAACTTATGCAATTACATACAAAAATTTACTTGAACAAATAAAACAAGATACATTCTACGGAGGATTTGAATATTTCAAAAAGGTCATAAGAGAGATAATATCTAAAGAGCTGATTGAATACGAATCTCACATAGAGAAAATGTATTTAAAAATCATCTCTAAGCTAATAGGACTCAAAACAGAACCAAATAGTATTGAATTTAATGATCTCCTTAACAAACTTAAGGAAACATTAATTGAAGATTTAAAGATATCTGGAAATAATGTAAAATCAAGCCAAATATCAACCTACAATCCAAATAAACGAGAATTTGAGTTAGTTGAATTTCAAACCTTAATTGAGAATTTAAAAGAAATTTTTACAGAAATCACTAATTTAGAAAAACTTAAAGAATATGCAACAAAGACTTTTGCCAGAATAGATGATTTCCAAAGAGTAAATAATGCAATAGGTGAGCTTTACATAAAGAAGAACAATCTTTACAAAGAATTAAACATTGCAGCACAATTACTAGGATCTAGTAATTTCGAAGATAAAGAACTAGAATTTATTGCATTCAGTAGAAGCAGAGGTGCCTTAAAAAGATTAACAACACACTATTATTTACAAGGAGTTCCTGCAAATTTTAAATATTGGGGAATATTATCCACAAGTGATACTTTTTATTCTTATAACGAATTTGCTGAACAGTCACTAAATATAGACATTAAAGGTGACCAAGTAGAATTAAGATTCCCAAGAAACTTGAAAGATCAATACATCTACCTTAACATAAACCTTGATATCAAAAGTTCTACAGATACTAATGTTAATATGACAAAAAGGATCAACCTTAAATTTTCAGAAAATAATACATCACAACATACAACTTTCTATTTTTACAGTGGAAAACAACACAATATAACACAACCAATTCTTACAGGATGGTATAAATTAGACTATGCCTTATTAAACAATGATTTAAATCAAGATATTCCATATCTTAATAAAGTATAG
- a CDS encoding DUF735 family protein: MKTIPQFLQNTQIAKIIQSELNFKKQLLAELKELLKNFNTINLQESINSRYIALMMLSLFNAFHLKKGLKKDLINSLKALIFAIKSIGTDESFHLLFKAFLHARVEVTINPNTPGEIIIKLIDNIRSPIKFKIAGKINGKLKIIIVKHKGKFKKLASNYIPKDFKNSIYEFIKSLIPAGRTIKIFDTYDKEIK; the protein is encoded by the coding sequence ATGAAAACAATACCACAATTTTTACAAAATACACAGATTGCAAAAATCATACAAAGCGAACTTAACTTCAAAAAACAGCTATTAGCAGAGCTTAAAGAACTACTTAAAAATTTTAACACAATTAATTTACAAGAAAGCATCAATTCAAGATACATTGCATTGATGATGCTATCACTATTTAATGCATTTCACTTAAAAAAAGGACTTAAAAAAGACCTAATCAATTCTCTTAAAGCATTAATATTTGCAATAAAATCAATAGGCACAGATGAGAGTTTTCATTTACTCTTCAAGGCATTTTTGCATGCAAGAGTTGAGGTAACCATAAATCCAAATACACCTGGAGAGATTATTATCAAATTAATTGATAATATTAGGTCACCTATTAAATTTAAAATAGCTGGCAAAATTAATGGAAAATTAAAAATTATTATAGTTAAACACAAAGGAAAATTTAAAAAACTTGCATCTAACTATATTCCAAAGGACTTTAAAAACTCAATATATGAATTTATAAAATCCCTAATTCCTGCTGGAAGAACTATTAAAATTTTTGACACTTATGATAAAGAAATAAAATAA
- a CDS encoding DUF276 domain-containing protein (DUF276 is restricted to Borreliella and related spirochetes.) → MKIIFDEEIGVITKSIEEIQNIKKEILKQEYNISIKDNSIFDIINYPSSAIDIEIIKVLNELFATLKEGGEYFKSLQESLSIPKSSTYEAIKQALLAVPHIEYANIISSSGTIAIHIIFKTEYRENQIIDNQTQMNIWKAIYYTAPSGTAFQGQIELEFLNKNGQKKTYKFSLGIIKYAYLKVLYKTETKAMYKEVAGQIKEIYKKIIKDKYKDMGIALRHQDFLSPVSTIKGIKSMRIGVCIKKNLETKITEIEESGFNFNTDVEIKENELISFDENLRLIIDKE, encoded by the coding sequence ATGAAAATAATATTTGACGAAGAAATTGGGGTTATTACAAAATCAATAGAAGAGATACAAAATATAAAAAAAGAAATACTTAAACAAGAATATAATATTTCGATAAAAGACAACTCAATATTTGACATAATAAACTACCCAAGTTCTGCAATTGATATAGAGATAATTAAAGTTTTAAATGAACTATTTGCAACACTTAAAGAAGGAGGGGAATACTTTAAAAGTTTACAAGAATCCCTAAGCATACCTAAAAGTTCAACTTACGAAGCAATCAAACAAGCACTACTAGCAGTTCCACATATAGAATATGCAAATATCATAAGTTCATCAGGAACGATTGCAATTCACATAATATTTAAAACTGAGTACAGAGAAAACCAAATCATTGATAATCAAACACAGATGAATATTTGGAAAGCAATATATTATACTGCCCCAAGCGGAACAGCATTTCAGGGACAAATAGAACTTGAGTTTTTAAACAAAAATGGGCAAAAAAAGACATATAAGTTTAGCTTAGGAATAATTAAATACGCATATTTAAAAGTACTATACAAAACCGAAACAAAGGCAATGTATAAGGAAGTAGCTGGACAAATAAAAGAAATTTACAAAAAAATTATAAAAGATAAATATAAAGATATGGGCATTGCATTAAGGCACCAAGATTTTTTAAGTCCTGTAAGCACAATTAAAGGAATTAAAAGCATGCGCATCGGTGTTTGCATAAAAAAAAACTTAGAGACTAAAATAACAGAAATTGAAGAATCTGGGTTTAATTTCAATACTGATGTTGAAATTAAAGAAAATGAACTGATATCTTTTGATGAAAATTTAAGACTCATAATTGACAAAGAATAA
- a CDS encoding DUF2634 domain-containing protein: MDIKIDDEFNIIFDNDLKIVDGLDEQKQKLLLYLKTPIGSLYNKNYGLNFTFFLKLLKTQKEEDIKTFFANTLRSLNIDILNIRIKKENQKITLQFFLAGDTLSMEYNI; this comes from the coding sequence ATGGATATTAAAATAGATGATGAATTTAATATAATTTTTGACAATGATTTAAAAATAGTAGATGGGCTTGATGAACAAAAGCAAAAATTATTATTATACCTAAAAACACCCATTGGTAGTCTTTATAATAAAAACTACGGTCTTAACTTTACTTTTTTTTTAAAACTCTTAAAGACACAAAAAGAAGAAGATATCAAAACTTTTTTTGCAAACACTTTAAGAAGTCTCAATATTGACATATTAAATATCCGAATAAAAAAAGAAAATCAAAAAATAACATTACAATTTTTCCTAGCAGGGGACACGCTAAGTATGGAATACAATATATGA